A single Kwoniella bestiolae CBS 10118 chromosome 8, complete sequence DNA region contains:
- a CDS encoding adenylosuccinate lyase produces MDSYQTPLSSRYASKEMSKLFSSGTRFGTWRKLWLNLAIAEKELGLAISDKAIEQMKANLDLDEAQMKVAAEEEKKRRHDVMAHVHTFGTVAPEAAGIIHLGATSCYVTDNADLIFLREGLDILLPKLAVVISRFSSFAEKYRDLPTLGFTHFQPAQLTTVGKRATLWIQELLWDLRNLERARNDLGFRGVKGTTGTQASFLTLFNGDHDKVEALDKRVTELFGFPYAYPVTGQTYSRKIDADVLGPLSSFGATVHKIATDIRLLANLKEIEEPFEKDQIGSSAMAYKRNPMRCERACSLARHLMAIYQNTLMTSSVQWLERTLDDSANRRVTIPEAFLTADILLTTLQNISEGLVVYPKVIARRISQELPFMATENVIMAIVKSGGDRQECHEKIRVLSHQAGSVVKEQGGENDLIDRIRKDQYFEPIWKQLDDLLDPNTFVGRAPEQVDGFVRDWVKPALEKYQEQLKDVKQAELSV; encoded by the exons aTGGACAGCTATCaaactcccctctcctc CCGATATGCATCCAAGGAGATGTCCAAGCTCTTCTCGTCAGGT ACCAGATTCGGTACCTGGAGAAAGCTATGGCTCAACTTGGCTATCGCTGAGAAG GAACTCGGTCTTGCCATCTCTGACAAAGCTATCGAGCAAATGAAAGCCAACTTGGACCTTGACGAAGCTCAGATGAAGGTCGCtgccgaggaggagaagaagagacgac ACGATGTCATGGCTCACGTTCATACTTTCGGTACTGTCGCTCCCGAGGCTGCGGGTATCATCCA CTTGGGTGCTACTTCATGTTACGTTACTGA TAACGCCGACCTAATCTTCCTTCGAGAAGGGCTCGACATTCTCCTTCCCAAACTCGCCGTCGTCATCTCCCGATTCTCCTCATTCGCCGAGAAATACCGTGATCTCCCAACCCTAGGATTCACGCACTTCCAACCcgcccaactcaccacagTGGGTAAAAGAGCGACCCTCTGGATTCAAGAGCTCTTATGGGATCTAAGAAATCTAGAACGAGCAAGGAACGATCTCGGATTCAGAGGTGTAAAAGGAACGACCGGTACTCAGGCTTCCTTCTTGACGTTGTTCAACGGGGATCACGATAAAGTCGAGGCGTTAGATAAGAGGGTTACAGAGTTATTCGGGTTCCCATATGCGTACCCTGTCACTGGACAGACTTATTCTAGGAAGATTGATGCGGATGTTCTGGGGCCTTTGTCGAGCTTTGGTGCTACTGTTCATAAGATTGCTACTGATA TCCGTCTCCTTGCAAActtgaaggagattgaggagcCTTTCGAAAAAGACCAAATTGGTTCATCCGCCATGGCTTACAAG CGAAACCCCATGCGATGTGAACGAGCTTGTTCCCTCGCCCGACACCTCATGGCAATCTACCAAAACACCTTGATGACTTCCTCTGTGCAATGGCTCGAAAGAACCTTGGATGACAG TGCCAACCGAAGAGTGACCATCCCCGAAGCCTTCCTAACAGCCGACATCCTCCTGACAACCCTCCAAAACATCTCAGAAGGTCTCGTAGTCTACCCCAAGGTGATTGCCAGAAGAATCTCCCAAGAATTGCCCTTCATGGCTACAGAGAACGTCATCATGGCGATAGTCAAGTCAGGAGGGGACCGACAAGAATGCCACGAGAAGATTAGGGTGTTATCCCATCAGGCTGGATCGGTAGTTAAAGAGCAAGGTGGTGAGAACGACCTCATCGACAGGATCAGGAAAGACCAGTACTTTGAACCTATCTGGAAACAACTCGATGATTTGTTGGATCCTAATACTTTTGTGGGGAGGGCTCCGGAACAGGTTGATGGGTTTGTTAGGGATTGGGTCAAGCCTGCTTTGGAGAAGTACCAAGAACAGTTGAAGGATGTCAAACAGGCTGAGTTGTCGGTGTAG
- a CDS encoding malate dehydrogenase, NAD-dependent — protein sequence MVKAVVCGAAGGIGQPLSLLLKLNPLITELALYDVVNALGVAADLSHIPTPAQVTGYLPPDNGAEKALKGADIVVIPAGVPRKPGMTRDDLFVNAGICATLAQAIANAAPKAFILVISNPVNSTVPVFAETLKKAGVFDPKRLLGVSHLDVIRASTFVASVLGKPTEAQKYTIPVVGGHSGATILPLLSQTKPAIPDILADKEKRDALVNRIQFGGDEVVKAKDGAGSATLSMAQAGAEFANFVIDAAFGGKKGKVVQSYINLAADAGGEAIKKEIGAELDYFSVNIELGPNGIEKILPIGQLDDVEKGLLEAAVKELGPSIDKGAAFQPAPPKL from the exons ATGGTCAAAGCTGTAGTCTGCGGTGCTGCCG GTGGTATCGGTcaacctctctccctcctcctcaagctcaaccctctcatcaCCGAGCTTGCCCTCTACGATGTAGTCAACGCTTTGGGT GTCGCTGCCGACTTATCCCACATTCCCACCCCAGCCCAAGTGACTGGCTACCTCCCACCTGATAACGGAGCTGAGAAGGCCCTCAAAGGTGCTGATATTGTCGTTATCCCTGCTGGTGTACCTAGAAAACCAGGTATGACACGTGATGATCTATTT GTCAACGCTGGTATCTGTGCGACCCTCGCTCAAGCCATTGCCAACGCCGCTCCAAAGGCTTTCATCTTGGTCATTTCCAACCCTGTCAACTCGACTGTCCCAGTATTCGCTGAGACCCTCAAGAAGGCCGGTGTATTTGACCCTAAGAG ACTCTTGGGTGTCTCCCACCTCGATGTGATCCGAGCTTCCACCTTCGTAGCTTCCGTCCTTGGTAAACCTACCGAGGCTCAAAAGTACACCATCCCAGTTGTTGGTGGTCACTCCGGTGCTACCATCTTGCCCTTGCTCTCTCAAACCAAACCTGCCATC CCTGATATCTTGGCcgacaaggagaagagagacgCTTTGGTAAACCGAATTCAATTCGGTGGTGATGAAGTCGTCAAAGCTAAAG ACGGCGCTGGTTCTGCTACCCTCTCCATGGCTCAAG CCGGTGCTGAGTTCGCCAATTTCGTCATCGACGCTGCGTTCGGTGGAAAGAAGGGCAAGGTAGTCCAATCTTACATCAACCTCGCTGCCGATGCTGGTGGTGAGGCtatcaagaaggagattggGGCTGAATTGGATTATTTCTCTGTTAACATTGAGCTTGGA CCTAACGGTATCGAGAAGATCCTTCCTATCGGCCAACTCGACGATGTCGAGAAAGGTCTCCTCGAAGCTGCCGTCAAGGAACTCGGTCCATCCATTGACAAG GGTGCTGCCTTCCAACCTGCTCCTCCTAAGCTCTAA